Proteins co-encoded in one Stomoxys calcitrans chromosome 5, idStoCalc2.1, whole genome shotgun sequence genomic window:
- the LOC106088433 gene encoding protein tamozhennic, translating to MQSRNMANFELKYKLSKMWDETLRLHNTYCLEIEDSIQKLEILRKLEGTLKKLLCMVQQDRKFLFPETLSVLKQSIKELHQFNGDKAISAFEAINQYATNLLTKPWRKEFRTIKLHSGFYHLNIKTNLVNAEKLFEAMGYRHLSKDTMVLNGPLCPELVASVSRDAITACFELQIMQSIYVALYANGMTTSWLDIFCYRETHIGGISDAIVDLIRAYEKSSNQLREDNIGNCGYRDVPNPNNSFHSAPQIEPNKMMYQFPMPSNKKNVNTTKMYENSGRRYNANAYKDYTVYRNK from the exons ATGCAAAGTAGAAATATGGCAAATTTCGAGCTGAAATATAAATTGTCTAAAATGTGGGATGAAACATTAAGACTTCATAACACATATTGTCTTGAGATTGAAGATAGTATACAGAAACTCGAGATACTGCGTAAATTAGAAG GTACTCTGAAGAAACTATTGTGTATGGTGCAACAAGATCGGAAATTCTTGTTCCCAGAAACTCTCTCTGTTTTGAAACAGTCAATAAAGGAGCTCCACCAATTCAATGGCGACAAAGCCATATCGGCCTTTGAAGCAATCAATCAGTATGCAACTAATCTGCTTACTAAACCATGGCGAAAAGAGTTTCGAACAATTAAA TTGCATTCCGGATTTTATCATCTTAACATTAAAACTAATTTAGTCAATGCCGAGAAACTTTTCGAAGCAATGGGCTATCGGCATTTGTCTAAAGATACGATGGTATTAAACGGCCCACTTTGCCCGGAACTTGTGGCAAGTGTGTCCCGAGATGCCATCACAGCATGTTTTGAATTGCAAATAATGCAGAGTATTTATGTGGCTTTGTATGCTAACGGTATGACAACATCATGGTTGGATATTTTTTGTTATCGGGAGACTCATATCG GTGGAATCTCTGATGCAATCGTGGACTTGATTCGGGCCTATGAAAAGTCATCCAATCAGTTAAGAGAAGATAATATTGGTAACTGTGGCTATAGAGATGTTCCAAACCCAAACAATAGTTTCCACAGTGCACCACAAATCGAGCCAAACAAAATGATGTATCAATTTCCCATGCCTTCTAATAAAAAGAACGTGAATACaacaaaaatgtatgaaaactCTGGAAGGAGATATAATGCAAATG CATACAAGGACTATACGGTTTATCGGAACAAGTAA